In the genome of Halapricum salinum, one region contains:
- a CDS encoding HAD family hydrolase, with amino-acid sequence MADYDTVLLDLDGTLCEYVRTKNDLLAAAFGELGVEPPFSARDYVERVDLYADRADSMVERRRLCFAELAEENGHDPDIGRAAADVYARERDHSNVRFLDGASEALAALRERYPLGLVTNGGPDMQDQKIDGLGVREHFETVVYAGHDTPAKPDPAPFERALSDLGSNAERSIYVGNNYESDVVGAANAGLASILVGEPPVDGSVDPLATVDSPADVPRLLE; translated from the coding sequence ATGGCCGACTACGACACCGTCCTGCTCGATCTCGACGGGACACTCTGTGAGTACGTCCGGACCAAGAACGACCTGCTCGCTGCCGCATTCGGAGAGCTCGGCGTCGAACCGCCGTTCTCGGCACGTGACTACGTCGAACGAGTCGATCTCTACGCCGACCGGGCGGACTCGATGGTCGAGCGTCGCCGGCTGTGTTTTGCAGAACTCGCCGAAGAGAACGGCCACGACCCCGATATCGGTCGTGCAGCCGCCGACGTCTACGCCAGGGAGCGCGACCACAGCAACGTCCGCTTTCTCGACGGCGCGAGCGAGGCCCTGGCAGCACTCCGAGAGCGCTACCCGCTCGGCTTGGTGACTAACGGCGGCCCGGACATGCAGGACCAGAAGATCGATGGACTGGGTGTCCGCGAGCACTTCGAGACAGTCGTCTACGCCGGCCACGACACGCCGGCTAAACCCGATCCGGCGCCGTTCGAGCGCGCGCTGTCCGATCTCGGCTCGAACGCTGAGCGATCTATCTACGTCGGGAACAACTACGAATCCGACGTCGTCGGGGCCGCAAACGCCGGCCTGGCGTCGATTCTGGTCGGTGAACCACCGGTCGACGGCAGCGTCGATCCGCTGGCGACGGTCGACTCCCCGGCCGACGTGCCGCGGTTGCTCGAGTAG
- a CDS encoding GNAT family N-acetyltransferase gives MYVRDAKNREEVWLLDRIEEMGLDETAFRSRDYVIAIDEQTNAKAGFGRIRIHKTDGGETCELTSIGVLDDWREQGVGAHVIERLVQKAGDEGFEVVYSLTDQPEYLAQFGFEGMDADGLPEKLQERLDTKRGNIQPEAVPMRLDVADFEMPTDLRQAFKAAGVTDEEPEPTETPEDFGIDPDEATYKYDTSD, from the coding sequence ATGTACGTCCGGGACGCGAAGAACCGAGAAGAGGTCTGGTTGCTGGATCGGATCGAAGAGATGGGCCTGGACGAGACCGCCTTTCGCTCGCGCGATTACGTCATCGCCATCGACGAGCAGACCAACGCGAAGGCGGGTTTCGGCCGCATCCGAATCCACAAGACCGACGGCGGAGAGACCTGTGAACTCACCAGCATCGGGGTGCTCGACGACTGGCGCGAGCAAGGCGTCGGGGCGCACGTCATCGAGCGTCTCGTCCAGAAGGCGGGCGACGAAGGGTTCGAGGTCGTCTACTCGCTGACCGACCAGCCCGAGTACCTCGCACAGTTCGGCTTCGAGGGGATGGACGCCGACGGACTCCCCGAGAAGCTACAGGAACGACTCGACACCAAGCGGGGGAACATCCAGCCCGAGGCAGTCCCGATGCGGCTGGACGTCGCGGATTTCGAGATGCCCACTGACCTCCGGCAAGCGTTCAAAGCCGCCGGCGTCACCGACGAGGAACCCGAGCCGACCGAGACGCCAGAGGACTTCGGGATCGACCCCGACGAAGCGACCTACAAGTACGATACCAGCGACTGA
- a CDS encoding lactate racemase domain-containing protein, which produces MQLPLGSGTIEVTLPDCSVETAVPAGGESIDVRSAAERTVADPHGPPLADAVDASDDVAIVVTDVTRATPDDVLLDVLVDCLRDCGVGREQVTVVLGLGLHRPMTDDEIQSEFDENADLVENHDPQSVVTVGQVDGVDIEINRTVAAADTVLATGMVEPHQYAGFSGGAKTVVIGAGGESQIGYTHGPDLLSQDGTRIGRIADNPFRDFLDRAGDLAGPDFCINVTHGPQGFLGVEAGRPRAVVRALASTAREALAVDVDGGYDAVIAGIGAPKDANLYQASRAATYVALGDHNPLHEGGRIVVPAVLPEGAGDGTGEQRFKRWLESAVDADSLFETMRDGYEPGAQRAFVLARILRSYDVWITNSQHPQLVADCLMHAADSPADAIDSSSRVLVVPDAINTLLQ; this is translated from the coding sequence ATGCAACTCCCCCTGGGGTCCGGGACCATCGAAGTTACGCTGCCCGATTGTTCCGTCGAGACAGCGGTCCCAGCCGGTGGCGAGTCGATCGACGTCCGGTCGGCTGCCGAACGCACCGTCGCCGATCCGCACGGCCCGCCGCTGGCAGACGCAGTGGACGCGAGCGACGACGTGGCGATCGTCGTCACGGACGTCACGCGGGCGACGCCCGACGACGTGCTGCTGGACGTTCTCGTGGACTGCCTCCGAGACTGCGGCGTCGGTCGCGAGCAAGTGACAGTCGTGCTCGGCCTCGGCCTCCACCGCCCCATGACCGACGACGAGATCCAGTCGGAATTCGACGAGAACGCCGACCTCGTCGAGAACCACGACCCGCAATCGGTCGTCACGGTCGGCCAGGTCGATGGCGTCGACATCGAGATTAATCGAACGGTCGCAGCCGCGGACACGGTCCTGGCGACGGGCATGGTCGAACCCCACCAGTACGCCGGCTTCTCCGGCGGCGCGAAGACGGTCGTGATCGGCGCAGGAGGCGAATCACAGATCGGCTACACCCACGGCCCGGATCTACTATCCCAGGACGGGACGCGGATCGGTCGGATCGCGGACAATCCCTTCCGGGACTTTCTGGATCGGGCCGGCGACCTCGCAGGTCCCGACTTCTGCATCAACGTCACCCACGGTCCGCAGGGATTTCTGGGCGTCGAGGCCGGCCGACCACGAGCGGTCGTTCGAGCGCTGGCTTCGACGGCCCGCGAGGCACTGGCCGTCGACGTAGACGGGGGATACGACGCCGTGATCGCAGGAATCGGCGCGCCCAAGGACGCCAACCTCTATCAGGCCTCACGAGCGGCGACATACGTCGCGCTGGGCGACCACAATCCACTCCACGAAGGCGGACGGATCGTCGTGCCCGCCGTACTCCCAGAAGGAGCGGGCGACGGTACTGGCGAACAGCGCTTCAAGCGCTGGCTCGAAAGCGCCGTCGACGCCGATTCGCTGTTCGAGACCATGCGAGATGGGTACGAACCCGGTGCCCAGCGGGCGTTCGTTCTCGCGCGCATCCTCCGGTCGTACGACGTGTGGATCACCAACAGTCAACACCCCCAGCTCGTCGCGGACTGTCTCATGCACGCCGCAGACTCGCCCGCGGACGCGATCGATTCCAGCAGTCGAGTCCTGGTCGTCCCCGACGCTATCAACACGCTCCTGCAATAA
- a CDS encoding response regulator, with the protein MTHYDVLHVDDDPAMGEIVATYLEREQSGLNCTVDVETDPEVALEELRDGPTEYDCVVSDYDMPEMNGIDFLEAVRELHPELPLLLFSSAETSDVAAEVVHAGLTDYLKKGFGGEPYTMLVRRVEHAMAGGGAFDPESEIELDGVGVVGVDESFDEVDDTYASLYDYESEEVTGKHWTELHPDEEVEHIKTHVLPVVQGGGEWTGRSKGLRADGSTFTESKMVTALDDGRMLIAVSELDA; encoded by the coding sequence ATGACTCACTACGATGTTCTTCACGTCGACGACGACCCGGCGATGGGCGAGATCGTCGCGACGTACTTAGAGCGCGAGCAGAGCGGACTGAACTGTACGGTCGACGTAGAGACCGATCCAGAGGTCGCGCTGGAGGAGCTTCGGGACGGACCGACCGAGTACGACTGTGTCGTCAGCGACTACGATATGCCCGAGATGAACGGTATCGACTTCCTCGAAGCCGTCCGGGAATTACATCCCGAACTCCCGCTGTTGCTGTTTTCGAGTGCAGAGACCTCTGACGTCGCCGCCGAGGTCGTCCACGCCGGCCTGACGGACTACCTCAAGAAGGGGTTCGGTGGCGAGCCCTACACGATGCTCGTCCGTCGAGTCGAACACGCGATGGCGGGCGGCGGCGCGTTCGACCCCGAGTCGGAAATCGAACTCGACGGCGTCGGTGTCGTGGGGGTCGACGAATCCTTCGACGAGGTCGACGATACGTACGCCAGTCTCTACGATTACGAGTCCGAGGAGGTCACTGGCAAACACTGGACCGAACTCCACCCGGACGAGGAGGTCGAGCACATCAAGACACACGTCCTGCCCGTAGTCCAGGGCGGCGGCGAGTGGACCGGCCGAAGCAAGGGATTGCGCGCCGACGGCTCGACCTTTACTGAGTCGAAGATGGTCACGGCACTCGACGACGGCCGGATGTTGATCGCGGTCTCCGAACTCGACGCCTGA